In Leifsonia sp. ZF2019, a genomic segment contains:
- a CDS encoding ECF transporter S component, translating to MKNTSTRLLLTCAAIGVAGGIVFSISAYVSGTLAAAAPMFYGAVIGVYFLPGVIAQALLRRGGVALITSVIAGLVSVPFQPIGFAAVMAAGSIGLLQEVPFAITLYRYWRAWLFYTAVTIAGLIFGVGVFVAQGADLAQPWVQVVHIGLFVVSPILFTWLGRLVAAGLDRTGAGRGLQLPIVRPRRRDSDPLPMTAA from the coding sequence ATGAAGAACACCAGCACGCGACTCCTCCTCACCTGCGCCGCGATCGGCGTGGCGGGTGGGATCGTCTTCTCGATCTCGGCCTATGTCTCGGGCACGCTCGCTGCGGCGGCACCGATGTTCTACGGCGCGGTGATCGGCGTGTACTTCCTCCCCGGGGTGATCGCCCAGGCGCTCCTGCGTCGCGGCGGCGTCGCGCTCATCACCTCCGTGATCGCGGGCCTGGTGTCGGTGCCGTTCCAGCCGATCGGCTTCGCTGCGGTCATGGCGGCCGGATCCATCGGGCTGCTGCAGGAGGTGCCGTTCGCGATCACGCTCTACCGCTATTGGCGGGCGTGGCTGTTCTACACGGCGGTCACCATCGCCGGGCTGATCTTCGGCGTCGGCGTGTTCGTCGCGCAGGGCGCCGACCTGGCCCAGCCGTGGGTGCAGGTCGTGCACATCGGGCTCTTCGTCGTCAGCCCCATCCTCTTCACCTGGCTGGGTCGGCTCGTGGCCGCCGGGCTCGACCGCACCGGCGCCGGCCGCGGCCTGCAGCTGCCGATCGTGCGGCCGCGCCGCCGCGACTCCGACCCGCTGCCGATGACGGCCGCCTGA
- a CDS encoding ABC transporter ATP-binding protein — MAEGPAPLRAHGVRIRHEGAEVWTPDGVDLRIASGEVLLVLGPSGCGKSTLALALNGLVPHAVSATLEGTVVVSGVATADARVAELSEHVGMVFQDPDAQLVTGTVLDEVCFGPENRLVPAAEVLERAERALRAVGLWDRRADDPDTLSGGGKQRLAIACALALDAPLLVLDEPTANLDPVGADEVYRLLGELTREGSGRAVVLVEHNLDAAMGIVDTVLVLDAAGRMVAHGPAAEVLRDRAEELAGLGVWLPTATLAALRLRAAGFVLDPLPLTPEELSVGVGSVAGGLSGDPVGRPAETAEIEAIEATGDSDPAIAVSRLTLRRGRREVLRDVSLRIDRGDFVAVVGPNGAGKSTLVQAIAGVLRPPRGAVALGALDPSRASVSELSGAVGFVFQNPEHQFVAHSVVDELAFGLRQRRLPEQEVDDRVDRMLTTLGLGPHREAHPFLLSGGQKRRLSVGTALIAGAPLLVLDEPTFGQDRARAAELLELLAALNAEGTTVVVVTHDLGLAAEYASHVAIVDDGRIAAFGATARILSDADLLERAGLRQPPLVRALADERVPAGLRGATRLRDLPGGTA, encoded by the coding sequence GTGGCGGAGGGGCCGGCGCCCCTGCGGGCGCACGGGGTGCGCATCCGGCACGAGGGCGCTGAGGTGTGGACGCCCGACGGTGTTGACCTCCGGATCGCTTCTGGCGAGGTGCTCCTGGTGCTCGGCCCGAGCGGCTGCGGCAAGTCCACGCTCGCCCTCGCCCTCAACGGACTCGTCCCGCACGCGGTGTCCGCCACCCTCGAGGGCACCGTCGTCGTGAGCGGCGTCGCAACCGCCGACGCTCGCGTGGCCGAGCTCAGCGAGCACGTCGGGATGGTGTTCCAGGACCCGGACGCGCAGCTCGTCACCGGCACGGTGCTCGACGAGGTCTGCTTCGGCCCGGAGAACCGGCTCGTCCCCGCGGCGGAGGTGCTGGAACGCGCCGAGCGCGCGCTCCGGGCGGTCGGCCTGTGGGACCGCCGCGCGGACGACCCGGACACCCTCTCCGGCGGCGGCAAGCAGCGCCTCGCGATCGCCTGCGCGCTGGCGCTCGACGCTCCGCTCCTCGTGCTCGACGAGCCGACCGCCAACCTCGATCCCGTCGGCGCCGACGAGGTGTACCGGCTCCTGGGGGAGCTGACGCGCGAGGGTTCCGGCCGCGCCGTCGTGCTCGTGGAGCACAACCTCGACGCCGCGATGGGGATCGTCGACACCGTCCTGGTGCTCGACGCGGCCGGCCGGATGGTCGCGCACGGCCCGGCGGCGGAGGTGCTCCGCGATCGGGCGGAGGAGCTGGCAGGCCTCGGCGTGTGGCTTCCCACCGCCACCCTCGCGGCCCTGCGTCTGCGCGCGGCTGGGTTCGTGCTCGACCCGCTGCCGCTCACCCCGGAGGAGCTCTCCGTGGGGGTGGGGAGTGTCGCCGGCGGGCTCTCCGGCGATCCGGTCGGCCGGCCCGCCGAGACAGCTGAGATCGAGGCGATAGAGGCGACCGGCGACTCCGATCCCGCCATCGCCGTCTCCCGTCTCACCCTCCGACGCGGACGCCGGGAGGTGCTGCGCGATGTCTCCCTGCGGATCGACCGCGGCGACTTCGTGGCCGTCGTCGGGCCCAACGGCGCGGGCAAGAGCACGCTGGTTCAGGCGATCGCGGGCGTTCTGCGGCCGCCGCGCGGGGCGGTCGCGCTCGGCGCACTCGACCCCTCCCGCGCCTCCGTCTCCGAGCTGTCGGGGGCGGTCGGATTCGTCTTCCAGAACCCCGAGCACCAGTTCGTCGCCCATAGCGTGGTCGACGAACTCGCCTTCGGCCTCCGGCAGCGGCGTCTCCCCGAGCAGGAGGTCGACGACCGCGTCGATCGGATGCTGACGACACTCGGCCTCGGGCCGCACCGCGAGGCCCACCCCTTCCTGCTGTCCGGAGGCCAGAAGCGACGCCTCTCGGTCGGGACCGCACTCATCGCGGGCGCGCCGCTGCTGGTCCTCGACGAGCCCACCTTCGGCCAGGACCGCGCCCGTGCGGCGGAGCTGCTGGAGCTCCTGGCCGCTCTGAACGCGGAAGGGACGACGGTGGTCGTCGTCACCCACGATCTCGGTCTCGCCGCCGAGTACGCCTCGCACGTCGCGATCGTGGACGACGGCCGCATCGCCGCGTTCGGGGCGACGGCGCGCATCCTGAGCGATGCCGACCTGCTGGAGCGCGCCGGACTCCGGCAGCCGCCCCTGGTCCGCGCCCTGGCGGACGAGCGCGTGCCCGCGGGGCTGCGCGGAGCGACGCGGCTGCGCGACCTCCCCGGGGGGACGGCATGA
- a CDS encoding energy-coupling factor transporter transmembrane component T family protein: protein MTFLSADPFGTGAPPAARFLHHLNPLSKVAAVVPAWIALLFTRDVLTPLVLLVLGILLLLAGARLRPSLVVALLAGVPIVVLVMAASFGFWTDPSRVADRTVLFSIGAFDYTAGALAVGVATSLRLTALVVLALIGGLTTTGPDLARALVAHLRIPYRIGYTAVAAYRFVPRFGAELTLIRQAQRVRGVAPGRGPIAAFRRAFAAVVPLLASGIRHADRMALAMESRAFGAHPTRTERTPSRWRARDTVFTLLAWAVTAAVFVLTPR, encoded by the coding sequence ATGACCTTCCTGTCGGCAGACCCCTTCGGCACCGGCGCGCCTCCCGCCGCCCGCTTCCTCCACCACCTCAACCCGCTCTCGAAGGTGGCGGCGGTCGTACCCGCGTGGATCGCGCTGCTGTTCACGCGGGACGTCCTCACACCCCTCGTGCTGCTCGTGCTCGGCATCCTGCTTCTGCTGGCGGGTGCGCGCCTGCGCCCGTCGCTGGTGGTGGCGCTGCTCGCCGGCGTCCCGATCGTCGTGCTGGTGATGGCGGCCAGCTTCGGGTTCTGGACGGACCCGTCCCGCGTGGCCGACCGGACCGTGCTGTTCTCCATCGGGGCGTTCGACTACACCGCCGGCGCGCTGGCCGTCGGGGTCGCGACCTCCTTGCGGCTCACCGCGCTCGTCGTGCTGGCGCTGATCGGCGGTCTCACGACGACCGGACCCGATCTCGCGCGGGCCCTGGTGGCGCACCTGCGCATCCCGTACCGCATCGGATACACGGCGGTCGCGGCCTACCGGTTCGTGCCCCGCTTCGGCGCCGAGCTCACGCTGATCCGGCAGGCGCAGCGCGTCCGGGGGGTGGCCCCCGGCCGGGGACCGATCGCCGCCTTCCGCCGCGCGTTCGCCGCGGTCGTGCCGCTGCTCGCGTCGGGCATCCGGCATGCCGACCGGATGGCGCTGGCCATGGAGTCGCGCGCGTTCGGCGCCCACCCCACGCGCACCGAGCGCACGCCGTCACGCTGGCGGGCACGCGATACGGTGTTCACGCTGCTGGCGTGGGCGGTCACCGCGGCGGTGTTCGTGCTCACGCCGCGCTGA
- a CDS encoding DUF7882 family protein: MGTLSYNGESFEIDDRVLTHLQIVISTKLRRGENFFLSWPLPVERGSGRHAIWVDNGVPIHIYYSGSRAISINRDWIESMIVAAGRASGLVITDEKSATGETAAGS; the protein is encoded by the coding sequence GTGGGAACCCTGTCGTACAACGGCGAGAGCTTCGAGATCGACGACCGGGTGCTCACGCACCTGCAGATCGTGATCAGCACGAAGCTCCGCCGCGGAGAGAACTTCTTCCTCTCCTGGCCCCTCCCCGTGGAGCGCGGGAGCGGACGCCACGCGATCTGGGTCGACAACGGCGTCCCGATCCACATCTACTACAGCGGCTCGCGCGCCATCAGCATCAACCGCGACTGGATCGAGTCGATGATCGTGGCCGCCGGGCGCGCGTCCGGCCTGGTCATCACGGACGAGAAGTCGGCCACCGGCGAGACCGCCGCCGGATCCTGA
- a CDS encoding EAL domain-containing protein: MTNVTDDGRIERLTADLPEAVRREQIIPYFQPQVEVSTGRVVAAELLGRWEHPEFGFVPPAVFIPIAEQTNAIHELGRQMLHAGCRAAAEWQRSGQPLDVAVNVAPSQLATEDFYESVRAELADSGIDPHLLTLEVTEETIIADPARVAGRLDRLREIGVVVSIDDFGAGHSSPRRVIDLRASELKLDRRLVAPVKGDHSIATVVDFARERGMRTVGEGVETRTQLDRLRVAGCDRAQGYYIARPAPEQHFGEWLRDAARA, translated from the coding sequence ATGACCAACGTGACGGATGACGGACGGATCGAGCGGCTCACCGCCGATCTGCCCGAAGCCGTGCGCCGCGAACAGATCATCCCCTACTTCCAGCCGCAGGTCGAGGTGTCGACGGGGCGGGTCGTGGCGGCCGAACTGCTCGGACGCTGGGAGCATCCCGAGTTCGGTTTCGTGCCCCCCGCGGTGTTCATCCCCATCGCCGAGCAGACCAATGCGATCCACGAGCTGGGTCGCCAAATGCTCCATGCCGGCTGCCGGGCCGCGGCGGAGTGGCAGCGCAGCGGGCAGCCTCTCGATGTCGCCGTGAACGTGGCGCCGTCGCAGCTCGCCACGGAGGACTTCTACGAGAGCGTCCGCGCGGAGCTCGCGGACTCCGGGATCGATCCCCATCTCCTCACCCTTGAGGTGACGGAGGAGACGATCATCGCCGACCCGGCACGGGTCGCGGGGCGACTGGACCGACTGCGTGAGATCGGCGTGGTCGTCTCGATCGACGACTTCGGCGCCGGGCATTCGTCACCGCGCCGCGTCATCGACCTGCGCGCCTCGGAACTGAAACTGGACCGCCGGCTGGTGGCTCCCGTCAAGGGCGACCATTCGATCGCGACCGTCGTCGATTTCGCGCGGGAGCGCGGGATGCGCACCGTCGGCGAGGGTGTCGAGACGCGCACGCAGCTCGACCGGCTCCGGGTCGCCGGCTGCGACCGCGCCCAGGGCTACTACATCGCCCGACCTGCGCCGGAGCAGCATTTCGGCGAGTGGCTGCGCGACGCCGCGCGGGCGTGA
- a CDS encoding alpha/beta fold hydrolase — translation MTTVTTDESARILSRSSVRVRGAATGRPLVFAHGFGCSQEMWRLVAPAFEAEHPVVLFDLVGSGASDLAAYDAGTYDSLHGYADDVIEIAETLDLHDAVLVGHSVSAMIGVLAASRRPDLFGALALVSPSPRYIDDIDYRGGFSQADIDALLDALDRNYLGWSAAIAPQIMGNPGTPALGDELTESFCRTDPEIARQFAQVTFLSDNRRDLAKVGVPTLVLQCSEDIIAPVEVGRYVHESIPGSVFVQLEATGHCPHLSSPREVIDAVRGFLA, via the coding sequence ATGACGACCGTCACCACCGACGAATCCGCCCGGATCCTGAGCCGCAGCAGCGTACGCGTGCGGGGCGCCGCGACCGGACGTCCACTGGTCTTCGCCCACGGATTCGGCTGCAGCCAGGAGATGTGGCGGCTGGTCGCGCCCGCGTTCGAGGCCGAGCATCCCGTCGTCCTCTTCGATCTCGTCGGCTCAGGGGCGTCGGACCTCGCCGCCTACGATGCGGGCACGTACGACTCCCTGCACGGCTACGCCGACGACGTCATCGAGATCGCCGAGACACTCGATCTGCACGACGCGGTGCTGGTGGGCCATTCGGTCAGCGCGATGATCGGTGTGCTGGCGGCCTCCCGCCGGCCCGACCTGTTCGGCGCGCTCGCGCTCGTCTCCCCCTCCCCCCGCTATATCGACGACATCGATTACCGCGGCGGGTTCAGCCAGGCGGACATCGACGCTCTGCTCGACGCGCTCGACCGCAACTACCTCGGCTGGTCGGCGGCCATCGCCCCGCAGATCATGGGCAACCCCGGCACCCCCGCCCTCGGCGACGAACTGACGGAGAGCTTCTGCCGCACGGATCCCGAGATCGCGCGCCAGTTCGCCCAGGTCACCTTCCTGTCGGACAACCGCCGCGACCTGGCGAAGGTGGGCGTGCCGACGCTCGTGCTGCAGTGCTCCGAGGACATCATCGCTCCGGTCGAGGTCGGGCGGTACGTGCACGAGAGCATCCCGGGCAGCGTCTTCGTGCAGCTGGAGGCCACCGGCCACTGCCCCCACCTGTCCTCCCCGCGAGAGGTCATCGACGCCGTACGGGGGTTCCTGGCGTGA
- a CDS encoding sensor domain-containing diguanylate cyclase encodes MTAGEDAADPELWEAAPCGLLTADGDGRITRVNTTLASWIGRPAAELVGTPFVELLDPGSRIFYETRQLPTLRLDGAVHEVALTVIASDGARIPGLMNATAVAGPDGSAERIDIALFDVTRREDWERQLLSARRSAEESEARARVLQEASAAFVTSDTEAALAETLAESARSAFAATGAAVHMATGAGFVLTGGAEPADLRTLLDERARADRILVLRVDEEQDRSLAEALEEARVAELTVTPLVEGDSVIGAVTCFYGRARGVDALETGLHEALARQAAQVLRRIRLQAQLEAYALHDPLTGLDNRAALRSSLADALARAAEEHAPVALIFVDLDGFKAINDDFDHTEGDAVLREVASRLGRSIRQGDSVGRFGGDEFLIVCEGIDEPVAEAIAERIREAIRRPLTGIADERSISASIGVAVHRPAGREPLSTSDIVRSADEAMYAAKQAGKDRVNVITV; translated from the coding sequence GTGACGGCGGGCGAGGACGCCGCCGATCCCGAGCTCTGGGAGGCGGCCCCCTGCGGCCTGCTCACGGCCGACGGCGACGGGCGCATCACCCGCGTCAACACGACCCTCGCCTCCTGGATCGGCCGACCGGCCGCCGAACTCGTCGGAACGCCGTTCGTGGAGCTTCTCGACCCCGGCAGCCGGATCTTCTATGAGACCCGCCAGCTGCCGACACTGCGGCTCGACGGTGCCGTGCACGAGGTCGCGCTGACCGTGATCGCCTCGGACGGCGCCCGCATCCCGGGCCTGATGAACGCCACCGCGGTCGCCGGGCCGGACGGCTCGGCGGAGCGCATCGACATCGCCCTGTTCGACGTCACCCGCCGCGAGGACTGGGAGCGTCAGCTGCTCTCCGCGCGGCGCTCGGCCGAGGAGTCGGAGGCGCGCGCACGAGTGCTGCAGGAGGCCTCGGCCGCCTTCGTCACTAGCGACACGGAGGCGGCACTGGCCGAGACCCTCGCCGAGAGCGCGCGCAGCGCCTTCGCTGCGACAGGCGCCGCCGTCCACATGGCGACGGGTGCGGGTTTCGTGCTCACCGGCGGCGCAGAACCCGCCGACCTCCGCACACTCCTGGACGAGCGGGCCCGCGCGGACCGCATCCTCGTCCTCCGCGTCGATGAGGAGCAGGACCGGTCTCTCGCCGAGGCGCTGGAAGAGGCGCGGGTCGCCGAGCTCACGGTCACCCCCCTGGTCGAGGGCGACTCCGTGATCGGCGCCGTCACCTGCTTCTACGGCCGCGCCCGCGGCGTCGACGCCCTGGAGACCGGCCTGCACGAGGCGCTCGCCCGCCAGGCCGCCCAGGTGCTCCGCCGCATCCGCTTGCAGGCGCAGCTCGAGGCGTACGCCCTGCACGATCCGCTCACCGGGCTCGACAACCGCGCCGCGCTGCGCTCGTCCCTCGCCGACGCGCTCGCGAGGGCCGCCGAGGAGCACGCCCCCGTCGCTCTGATCTTCGTCGACCTCGACGGCTTCAAGGCGATCAACGACGACTTCGACCACACCGAGGGCGACGCCGTGCTGCGCGAGGTGGCCTCCCGGCTGGGCCGCAGCATCCGTCAGGGCGACAGTGTCGGCCGGTTCGGCGGCGACGAGTTCCTCATCGTGTGCGAGGGCATCGACGAACCGGTCGCCGAGGCGATCGCCGAGCGCATCCGCGAGGCGATCCGGCGCCCCCTCACCGGCATCGCCGACGAACGCTCCATCAGCGCCAGCATCGGCGTCGCCGTCCACCGCCCCGCCGGCCGGGAGCCGCTGTCCACCTCCGACATCGTCCGCTCTGCCGACGAAGCGATGTACGCGGCGAAGCAGGCCGGCAAGGACCGGGTCAACGTGATCACGGTCTGA
- a CDS encoding HAD family hydrolase, with the protein MTTSTILFDVDGTLVDSNYLHVDAWQRAFDASGVQVDAWRIHRAIGQDSERLLNSLVGERDDDWVERASELHSRFYREQADRLRAFEAAGALLRALRERGLATVLATSAPDDELQLLRDTLAADDAVTATTSADDVDEAKPDPGILNVALDRVGASPEDAVMVGDSVWDMRAAGRAGIRAIGLRCGGSGAEELREAGASRVYDHPAELLRRVGEWV; encoded by the coding sequence ATGACGACCTCCACCATCCTGTTCGACGTCGACGGCACCCTCGTCGACTCCAACTACCTGCACGTCGACGCCTGGCAACGCGCCTTCGACGCGTCGGGGGTCCAGGTCGACGCGTGGCGCATCCACCGGGCGATCGGCCAGGACTCGGAACGACTCCTGAACAGCCTGGTCGGCGAGCGCGACGACGACTGGGTCGAGCGCGCCAGCGAGCTGCACTCCCGCTTCTACCGAGAGCAGGCCGATCGGCTACGGGCCTTCGAGGCCGCCGGGGCCCTCCTCCGTGCCCTGCGCGAGCGCGGCCTCGCGACGGTGCTCGCGACGTCCGCCCCGGACGACGAGCTCCAGCTCCTCCGAGACACCCTCGCCGCCGATGACGCCGTCACCGCCACGACGTCCGCCGACGACGTCGACGAGGCCAAGCCCGACCCGGGCATCCTGAACGTCGCGCTCGACCGCGTCGGAGCCTCCCCCGAGGACGCCGTCATGGTCGGCGACTCGGTGTGGGACATGCGCGCGGCCGGCCGGGCCGGCATCCGCGCCATCGGGCTGCGGTGCGGCGGCAGCGGAGCCGAGGAGCTCCGGGAGGCCGGGGCATCGCGCGTGTACGACCATCCCGCGGAGCTGCTGCGTCGGGTGGGCGAGTGGGTCTGA
- a CDS encoding MarR family winged helix-turn-helix transcriptional regulator, whose protein sequence is MQPERDATPQPDGGDVAGRLALAVGRLNRRIRSATGGLSHGQLSALSTIVRKGPLRPSEVAGIEHVAAPTVTRLVSELEARGLVERTPDPDDGRSFFVSGTDAGIELLLEARSDRARAVSRILEGLDPSQVEALRAALPALEEAAAVVHHGGTPSAR, encoded by the coding sequence GTGCAGCCCGAGCGTGACGCGACGCCCCAGCCCGACGGCGGCGATGTGGCCGGGAGGCTCGCGCTCGCCGTGGGCCGGCTGAACCGGAGGATCCGGTCCGCGACCGGCGGGCTCAGCCACGGTCAGCTCTCCGCACTTTCGACGATCGTGCGGAAGGGTCCGCTGCGACCGAGCGAGGTCGCCGGCATCGAGCACGTCGCCGCGCCCACGGTCACCCGACTGGTGTCCGAGCTGGAGGCGCGCGGCCTGGTCGAGCGCACGCCGGACCCCGATGACGGCCGCTCCTTCTTCGTCTCGGGCACCGACGCCGGCATCGAACTGCTGCTGGAGGCGCGCTCCGACCGGGCGCGCGCCGTGTCCCGCATCCTGGAAGGCCTCGACCCGAGCCAGGTGGAGGCCCTCCGAGCGGCCCTCCCGGCACTGGAGGAGGCCGCAGCCGTCGTCCACCACGGCGGAACGCCCTCGGCTCGCTGA
- a CDS encoding MFS transporter — MARTGIFTKDHPHYRWVALSNTTLGMLMATINSSIVIISLPAIFTGIKLNPLEPGNVSYLLWMLMGYMLVTAVLVVMFGRMGDQYGRVRIYNLGFVIFTIAAIALCLDPFTGGPAAMWLIGWRFVQGVGGAMLFANSTAILTDAFPANKRGFALGLNQVAAIAGSFIGLILGGVLAEIDWRMVFFVSVPFGVIGTIWSIKSLHEVGQKNPGRIDWLGNATFGIGLIALLTGITYGIQPYGDSSQGWGNPWVLGSIVGGILLLVAFVFVELKVPAPMFDMRLFRIRPFSAGIFAGFLAAIGRGGLQFMLIIWLQGIWLPLHGYSYESTPLWAGIYMLPITIGFLIAGPISGALSDRFGSRAFATVGLVLVAATFIGLLLIPVNFDYWQFALLTGLNGIGSGLFSSPNRTAIMNSVPPNERGAASGMAGVALNAGSSLSIGIFFSLMIAGLSVALPTALTQGLTTHGVPQTVAAQIGNTPPVGSLFAAFLGYNPIQSLLEPTGLLTSPHVDAATLTGKEFFPQLISGPFHDGLVIVFLAAAIMSIIGAIASFAGGAKYVHGEGAAAERSTSDEGEDVGAARA, encoded by the coding sequence GTGGCCCGCACCGGCATCTTCACCAAAGACCACCCGCACTACCGCTGGGTGGCGCTCTCGAACACCACGCTCGGCATGCTCATGGCGACGATCAACTCGTCGATCGTCATCATCTCCCTGCCCGCCATCTTCACCGGCATCAAGCTGAACCCGCTCGAGCCGGGCAACGTCTCGTACCTGCTCTGGATGCTGATGGGCTACATGCTCGTCACCGCGGTACTCGTGGTGATGTTCGGCCGGATGGGTGACCAGTACGGTCGGGTGCGCATCTACAACCTGGGCTTCGTGATCTTCACGATCGCGGCCATCGCGCTGTGCCTCGACCCGTTCACCGGCGGGCCGGCCGCGATGTGGCTGATCGGGTGGCGGTTCGTGCAGGGCGTCGGCGGCGCGATGCTGTTCGCCAACTCGACGGCGATCCTGACGGATGCGTTCCCGGCGAACAAGCGCGGATTCGCGCTCGGACTCAACCAGGTCGCGGCGATCGCCGGATCGTTCATCGGCCTCATCCTGGGCGGCGTGCTCGCCGAGATCGACTGGAGGATGGTGTTCTTCGTGTCGGTGCCGTTCGGCGTGATCGGCACGATCTGGTCCATCAAGTCGCTCCACGAGGTGGGGCAGAAGAACCCGGGACGCATCGACTGGCTCGGCAACGCCACGTTCGGCATCGGCCTGATCGCACTCCTCACCGGCATCACCTACGGCATCCAGCCCTACGGTGACAGCAGCCAGGGCTGGGGCAACCCGTGGGTGCTCGGCTCGATCGTCGGCGGCATCCTGCTGCTCGTCGCGTTCGTCTTCGTCGAGCTGAAGGTGCCGGCGCCGATGTTCGACATGCGGCTGTTCCGGATCAGACCGTTCTCCGCGGGCATCTTCGCCGGGTTCCTGGCGGCGATCGGGAGGGGCGGCCTCCAGTTCATGCTGATCATCTGGCTGCAGGGCATCTGGCTTCCGCTGCACGGCTACAGCTACGAGTCGACGCCGCTCTGGGCCGGCATCTACATGCTGCCGATCACGATCGGCTTCCTCATCGCCGGACCGATCTCCGGGGCTCTCTCCGACCGGTTCGGGTCCCGTGCCTTCGCCACCGTCGGCCTCGTGCTGGTCGCGGCCACGTTCATCGGCCTCCTGCTCATCCCGGTGAACTTCGACTACTGGCAGTTCGCGCTCCTGACCGGTCTCAACGGCATCGGCTCCGGCCTCTTCTCGTCGCCCAACCGCACCGCGATCATGAACAGCGTGCCGCCGAACGAACGCGGGGCCGCCTCGGGCATGGCCGGCGTCGCCCTCAACGCGGGCAGCTCGCTCTCCATCGGCATCTTCTTCTCGCTGATGATCGCAGGCCTCTCGGTCGCGCTCCCGACCGCGCTCACCCAGGGGCTCACCACCCACGGGGTTCCGCAGACCGTCGCCGCCCAGATCGGCAACACCCCGCCGGTCGGCAGCCTGTTCGCCGCCTTCCTCGGCTACAACCCCATCCAGAGCCTCCTGGAGCCGACGGGTCTGCTGACCAGCCCGCACGTCGATGCGGCGACCCTGACGGGCAAGGAATTCTTCCCCCAGCTGATCTCCGGCCCGTTCCACGACGGCCTCGTCATCGTGTTCCTCGCCGCGGCCATCATGAGCATCATCGGCGCAATCGCCTCGTTCGCGGGCGGCGCCAAGTATGTTCATGGGGAGGGGGCCGCGGCCGAGCGGTCCACCAGCGACGAAGGCGAGGACGTAGGTGCAGCCCGAGCGTGA
- a CDS encoding alkene reductase, whose product MNIFSPSAFGSLTLRNRLVMAPLTRIRAGEDGTPGDLLVTYYAQRASFGMIVTEGTWPVREGRTWIGQPGLETEEHVAGWRRVTDAVHAAGGTIVTQLMHGGRVSHPSITGTGRVVSASALAAPGTIRTPEGKSDLPVAHALSADEVRDAVAGYATAARNAIRAGFDGVEVHGANGYLVHQFLSPASNERTDDYGSSPENRARFAIEVVAAVADAVGADRVGIRLSPEHNIQGALESDAAETAATYAAVARGLAPLGIAFVDILHADPAGELVQGIRRELGAPLIANTGFGTVTSREEAVHLVEAGIADAVAVGRAAIANPDLAERWAGRHDLNDHDASTFYVGGARGYIDYPTLAESATA is encoded by the coding sequence GTGAATATCTTCAGCCCCTCCGCCTTCGGCTCGCTCACCCTCCGCAACCGCCTGGTCATGGCGCCTCTCACGCGCATCCGGGCGGGAGAGGACGGAACGCCGGGCGACCTGCTGGTCACCTACTACGCGCAGCGGGCCTCCTTCGGCATGATCGTCACCGAGGGGACGTGGCCAGTGCGGGAGGGACGCACCTGGATCGGGCAACCCGGCCTGGAGACCGAGGAGCACGTCGCAGGCTGGCGCCGGGTGACGGACGCGGTGCACGCGGCGGGCGGCACGATCGTGACCCAGCTCATGCACGGAGGCCGCGTCTCGCACCCCTCCATCACCGGGACCGGGCGGGTGGTCTCGGCCAGCGCCCTTGCCGCGCCGGGGACCATCCGCACGCCGGAGGGCAAGTCCGACCTCCCCGTCGCGCACGCGCTCAGCGCCGACGAGGTGCGGGACGCCGTCGCCGGGTACGCTACGGCGGCTCGGAACGCCATCCGCGCCGGCTTCGACGGTGTGGAGGTGCACGGGGCCAACGGGTACCTCGTCCACCAGTTCCTGTCGCCGGCGAGCAACGAGCGCACGGACGACTACGGCAGCAGCCCCGAGAACCGCGCCCGCTTCGCGATCGAGGTCGTGGCGGCGGTCGCCGACGCCGTCGGGGCCGACCGCGTCGGCATCCGCCTCTCCCCCGAGCACAACATCCAGGGCGCCCTCGAGAGCGACGCCGCGGAGACCGCTGCCACCTACGCGGCCGTCGCCCGCGGTCTCGCACCGCTCGGCATCGCGTTCGTCGACATCCTGCACGCGGATCCGGCCGGCGAGCTCGTGCAGGGCATCCGCCGCGAGCTCGGTGCGCCGCTGATCGCGAACACCGGCTTCGGCACGGTGACGAGCCGCGAGGAGGCCGTGCATCTGGTGGAGGCCGGCATCGCGGACGCGGTGGCGGTCGGCCGGGCGGCCATCGCCAACCCCGACCTCGCCGAGCGGTGGGCCGGGCGCCACGACCTCAACGACCACGACGCCTCGACCTTCTACGTCGGCGGGGCACGCGGCTACATCGACTACCCGACGCTCGCGGAGTCGGCCACAGCATAG